TTACATATTCTTTTCATAATGGCTGACACGCTCTTCAAAGCTTACTTCACGAAGCACCTCATGAAGCATCCAAATATAGCCAAAGGGATCCGCAAACATGGAATTTTTCACTCCGTGGGTTTCTATTTCCATAATGGGCTGAATTTCTATACAGCCGGCTTCAAGGGCCTTTGCGTAAGTCTCTGCTATGCAAGGGACGACTACATTATACCAAATACTCTTCGGATCTCCCGGCTTAGGAGCGAACATT
This is a stretch of genomic DNA from Anaeropeptidivorans aminofermentans. It encodes these proteins:
- a CDS encoding VOC family protein, which gives rise to MVGVEIDMIVPDSLEALRLYESIFEVQRFEVTSFPKGHNEAVFSIYGARFHMLDENAEYQMFAPKPGDPKSIWYNVVVPCIAETYAKALEAGCIEIQPIMEIETHGVKNSMFADPFGYIWMLHEVLREVSFEERVSHYEKNM